The Coregonus clupeaformis isolate EN_2021a chromosome 18, ASM2061545v1, whole genome shotgun sequence genome has a segment encoding these proteins:
- the LOC121574009 gene encoding protein adenylyltransferase FICD, whose protein sequence is MMAALTVWWRYTSGHLLGGWGPLLCLFLGSLVALLMPMVGVEDQCCATLKGIAQLHCQLWGKTQRPTVQSTSLTVPFTALDLLPLRAKPSIETQLEAKAALQQAVEMKKQGKREKAHKLLVHALNMNPDFVEALTELGTILEEKDVVQADHLYTKALAISPCNERALVSRDRTLPLVEEIDQRHFGVIDSKVRRLMSIPKGNSALRRVMEETYYHHIYHTVAIEGNTLTLSEIRHIIETRYAVPGKSLQEQNEVIGVDAAMKYINTTLLSRAGAITVNDILEIHRRVLGYTDPVEGGRLRTSQVFVGHHIPPHPQDLERHMQDLVQWLNSEEALQLHPVEYAALAHYKLVYVHPFVDGNGRTSRLLMNLVLMQARYPPITIRKEQRSEYYAVLDTANEGDVRPFIRFIAKCTEITLDTLLIATTEHPVGLPGSSHHQACPNCKQTIPVHNRERGRE, encoded by the exons ATGATGGCTGCATTAACGGTGTGGTGGCGGTACACAAGTGGCCATCTCCTTGGCGGATGGGGACCGCTGCTCTGCCTGTTCCTGGGCTCTCTGGTGGCGCTGTTGATGCCCATGGTGGGGGTGGAGGACCAATGCTGTGCCACTCTAAAGGGGATTGCCCAGTTGCACTGCCAGCTGTGGGGTAAAACTCAGCGCCCCACTGTCCAGTCCACCAGCCTCACTGTCCCCTTTACAGCCCTTGATCTCCTGCCCCTTAGGGCCAAGCCCAGTATAG AGACCCAGCTGGAGGCCAAGGCAGCCCTGCAACAGGCTGTGGAGATGAAGAagcaggggaagagagagaaggcccACAAGCTGTTGGTGCATGCACTCAACATGAACCCAGACTTTGTGGAAGCTCTGACGGAGCTGGGGACCATTCTGGAAGAGAAGGACGTTGTCCAGGCGGACCATCTGTATACCAAGGCCCTGGCCATCTCACCATGCAACGAGAGGGCCCTGGTGAGCCGTGACCGCACACTCCCCCTGGTGGAGGAAATCGACCAACGCCACTTTGGGGTTATCGACAGCAAAGTACGCAGGCTGATGTCCATCCCCAAAGGTAACTCTGCTCTTAGACGTGTCATGGAGGAAACATACTACCACCACATCTACCACACAGTGGCCATAGAGGGCAACACACTCACTCTGTCTGAGATCCGCCATATCATTGAGACTCGCTACGCCGTACCCGGCAAGAGCCTGCAGGAGCAGAACGAGGTCATCGGTGTGGACGCGGCCATGAAGTACATCAACACCACGCTGCTGTCCCGAGCTGGGGCCATCACTGTCAATGACATCCTGGAGATCCACCGGCGCGTGCTGGGCTATACAGACCCTGTGGAGGGTGGGCGGCTGCGTACCAGCCAGGTGTTTGTAGGCCACCacatcccaccccacccccagGACCTGGAGCGCCACATGCAGGACCTGGTGCAGTGGCTCAACTCAGAGGAGGCCCTACAGCTGCACCCCGTGGAGTATGCAGCGCTTGCGCACTATAAGCTGGTGTACGTGCACCCCTTTGTGGACGGGAACGGACGTACATCACGGCTGCTAATGAACCTGGTGCTCATGCAGGCACGCTACCCACCCATCACCATCCGCAAAGAGCAAAGGTCAGAGTACTACGCCGTCCTGGACACTGCCAACGAAGGCGACGTCCGCCCCTTCATCCGCTTCATAGCCAAATGCACAGAGATCACCCTGGATACCCTGCTGATCGCCACCACTGAGCACCCTGTGGGGCTGCCTGGCTCCAGCCACCACCAAGCCTGTCCAAACTGCAAACAAACCATACCTGTCCACAACCGTGAGAGGGGACGGGAGTGA
- the sart3 gene encoding squamous cell carcinoma antigen recognized by T-cells 3 isoform X1 — protein MAATGNAEETQLQEMEEEAGMERERDSDEEEGMGIENSDDEEDDSSEDDKDNEAEIQRLEEQLSINAFDYNCHVDLIKLLRQEGELPPLRKARQKMSELFPLTEEIWLDWLKDEIRLTEEEPNREKVYELFETAVKDYICPEIWLEYAQYSIGGMGLPGGMEKVRSIFERALTAVGLHMTKGATVWEAYREFENAILATVQPPPGSVPTREQQELLNTQLERIHTLFRRQLAIPLMDMEGTYAEYEEWSDQGVSETVSQKYKRALQQMEKSKPYEETLMAAEPPKLAEYQTYIDYEQREGDPARIQIIFERALAENCLVPDMWAKYTKYLDRQLKIKDLVLSSHDRAVRNCPWTMGLWKNYLLALERHGANHHTISDIFEKALNAGFIQAADYVNIWEAYLDYLRRRVNFSKGESTLTLESSRELEELRAAFTRSLDYMKQDVEERFSESGDPSCTIMQVWAKIEALHCKNIQKARELWDSIMTKGNAKFANMWLEYYNLERSYGDALHCRKALHRAVQCTTDYPEHVCEVLLTFERVEGSLEDWDAAVQKTETRLNRVNEQRAKVAEKEAHLVRQEEEKTEQRRRAKADKKNQKKGQKGSRPGEKRKAEDEDNDDEWGEESEQPPKRHRGEGNQGSFRGGGAEEFMETESGLFGRRAPPCRRQEPPGAKRGQQMAPATVRKTQEDNPEQRKDDCSVFISNLAFSMEDPEKRLKELFEPCGPVQSVRPVYAAKGFRGYCYVQFEGKVSVPEALKMDRREVDGRPMFVSPCVDKNKNPDFKVFKYNTNLEKHKIFISGLPFSCTKEQLEELCKDQGTIKDIRLVTNRSGKPKGLAYVEFEDETQASQAVLKLDGTVLQEHTLSVAISNPPRRNAADKPDFSRPMGAMMPRAMVYGSRGKGRTQLSLIPRSLHRQTGSESKAENGTAPKPTGGASEDAGFDAHAKPMSNSDFAKMLLKK, from the exons GGAGGGTATGGGAATCGAAAATTCCGACGACGAAGAAGACGATTCATCCGAAGATGATAAAGATAATGAAGCCGAAATTCAGCGTTTGGAGGAGCAG CTGTCCATCAATGCTTTTGACTACAACTGTCATGTGGATCTCATAAAACTCCTGAGGCAGGAGGGGGAACTGCCTCCACTGCGTAAGGCAAGGCAGAAGATGAGTGAGCTCTTCCCACTGACCGAAG AGATTTGGCTGGACTGGCTCAAGGATGAGATCCGCCTAACCGAGGAGGAGCCGAACCGGGAGAAAGTCTACGAACTCTTTGAGACAGCTGTGAAAGATTATATCT GCCCTGAAATCTGGCTGGAGTATGCCCAGTACTCTATCGGGGGCATGGGACTGCCTGGTGGGATGGAGAAAGTGAGGTCCATCTTTGAGAGAGCCCTGACAGCCGTGGGGCTGCACATGACCAAGGGGGCGACTGTGTGGGAGGCTTACAGGGAGTTTGAGAACGCCATACTGGCAACTGTTCAG CCTCCCCCTGGCAGCGTCCCCACCCGTGAACAGCAGGAGCTTCTGAACACTCAGCTCGAGCGCATCCACACTCTGTTCCGCCGCCAGCTGGCCATCCCCTTAATGG ACATGGAAGGAACATATGCAGAGTATGAGGAGTGGTCTGACCAGGGGGTGTCTGAAACAGTCTCCCAGAAGTACAAGAGAGCCCTGCAACAGATGGAGAAGAGCAAGCCTTATGAGGAGACTTTG ATGGCAGCCGAGCCGCCCAAGCTGGCAGAGTATCAGACCTACATTGACTATGAGCAAAGGGAGGGTGACCCGGCACGGATCCAGATCATCTTTGAGCGGGCACTGGCAGAGAACTGCCTGGTACCAGACATGTGGGCCAAGTACACCAAGTACCTG GATCGTCAACTAAAAATCAAAGACCTGGTCCTGTCCTCTCACGACCGTGCAGTCAGGAACTGCCCCTGGACCATGGGCCTGTGGAAGAACTACCTGCTTGCCCTGGAGAGGCATGGGGCCAACCACCACACTATATCAG ACATTTTTGAAAAGGCCCTGAATGCCGGTTTCATACAAGCCGCAGATTACGTGAATATCTGGGAAGCATACCTCGATTACCTGAGGAGGCGCGTCAATTTCAGCAAAGGTGAAAGCACCTTAACATTGG AGTCGAGCAGAGAGCTGGAGGAGCTGCGGGCAGCCTTCACCCGTTCTCTAGACTATATGAAACAGGACGTGGAAGAGA GATTTAGTGAAAGTGGAGACCCTTCCTGTACCATCATGCAGGTCTGGGCAAAGATAGAG GCCCTGCATTGTAAGAACATTCAGAAAGCTAGAGAACTGTGGGACAGCATCATGACAAAAGGGAATGCCAAATTCGCTAACATGTGGCTGGAGTACTATAACCTGGAGAG GTCGTATGGAGACGCTCTCCACTGCAGGAAAGCCCTCCACAGGGCCGTCCAGTGTACTACCGACTACCCAGAGCATGTGTGTGAGGTCCTGCTCACCTTTGAGAGGGTCGAGG GGTCTCTGGAGGACTGGGATGCAGCGGTGCAGAAGACTGAGACAAGGCTGAACAGAGTCAACGAGCAGAGGGCCAAG GTGGCAGAGAAAGAGGCCCATCTGGTCcgacaggaggaggagaagactGAACAGCGACGGAGGGCCAAGGCAGACAAGAAGAACCAGAAGAAGGGCCAGAAAGGCAGCAGGCCTGGGGagaagaggaaggcagaggacGAGGACAACGACGATGAGTGGGGGGAGGAATCAG AGCAACCTCCAAAGAGGCACCGAGGGGAGGGCAACCAGGGCAGCTTCAGGGGAGGAGGCGCTGAGGAGTTCATGGAGACAGAGAGTGGACTGTTTGGGAGGAGAGCCCCCCCTTGCCGCAGACAGGAACCCCCGGGTGCTAAAAGGGGCCAGCAGATGGCACCAGCCACCGTACGGAAGACCCAGGAAGACAATCCAGAGCAACGCAAGGATGACTGCAGTGTGTTTATCAGTAACCTGGCCTTCAGCATGGAGGATCCAGAGAAGAGACTGAAGGAGTTGTTTGAGCCCTGCGGTCCTGTCCAGTCGGTGCGCCCCGTCTATGCTGCCAAGGGCTTCAGAGGGTACTGCTACGTACAGTTTGAGGGCAAAGTGTCCGTGCCCGAGGCCCTGAAGATGGACCGGCGAGAGGTGGACGGCAGGCCAATGTTCGTATCGCCCTGTGTGGATAAAAACAAGAACCCTGATTTTAAG GTGTTTAAGTACAACACAAACCTGGAGAAACACAAGATATTTATCTCGGGCCTGCCTTTTTCCTGCACCAAGGAGCAGCTGGAGGAGCTGTGCAAGGATCAAGGCACCATCAAAGACATCCGTCTGGTCACCAACCGCTCAGGCAAACCCAAG GGTCTGGCATACGTGGAGTTTGAAGATGAGACTCAGGCCTCCCAGGCCGTGCTGAAGTTGGATGGCACCGTACTACAGGAACACACACTCTCTGTTGCCATTAGCAACCCACCTCGCAGAAATGCAGCCGACAAGCCTGACTTCAGCAGGCCCATGGGAGCCATGATGCCCCGGGCTATGGTCTATGGATC AAGGGGAAAAGGGCGAACCCAACTCTCACTAATCCCTCGTTCCCTACATCGGCAGACTGGATCAGAAAGTAAAGCAGAAAATGGGACTGCACCTAAACCCACAGGGGGTGCATCCGAAGACGCTGGGTTTGACGCACACGCCAAGCCCATGTCCAATTCAGACTTTGCCAAAATGCTTCTCAAAAAGTGA
- the sart3 gene encoding squamous cell carcinoma antigen recognized by T-cells 3 isoform X2: MAATGNAEETQLQEMEEEAGMERERDSDEEEGMGIENSDDEEDDSSEDDKDNEAEIQRLEEQLSINAFDYNCHVDLIKLLRQEGELPPLRKARQKMSELFPLTEEIWLDWLKDEIRLTEEEPNREKVYELFETAVKDYICPEIWLEYAQYSIGGMGLPGGMEKVRSIFERALTAVGLHMTKGATVWEAYREFENAILATVQPPPGSVPTREQQELLNTQLERIHTLFRRQLAIPLMDMEGTYAEYEEWSDQGVSETVSQKYKRALQQMEKSKPYEETLMAAEPPKLAEYQTYIDYEQREGDPARIQIIFERALAENCLVPDMWAKYTKYLDRQLKIKDLVLSSHDRAVRNCPWTMGLWKNYLLALERHGANHHTISDIFEKALNAGFIQAADYVNIWEAYLDYLRRRVNFSKESSRELEELRAAFTRSLDYMKQDVEERFSESGDPSCTIMQVWAKIEALHCKNIQKARELWDSIMTKGNAKFANMWLEYYNLERSYGDALHCRKALHRAVQCTTDYPEHVCEVLLTFERVEGSLEDWDAAVQKTETRLNRVNEQRAKVAEKEAHLVRQEEEKTEQRRRAKADKKNQKKGQKGSRPGEKRKAEDEDNDDEWGEESEQPPKRHRGEGNQGSFRGGGAEEFMETESGLFGRRAPPCRRQEPPGAKRGQQMAPATVRKTQEDNPEQRKDDCSVFISNLAFSMEDPEKRLKELFEPCGPVQSVRPVYAAKGFRGYCYVQFEGKVSVPEALKMDRREVDGRPMFVSPCVDKNKNPDFKVFKYNTNLEKHKIFISGLPFSCTKEQLEELCKDQGTIKDIRLVTNRSGKPKGLAYVEFEDETQASQAVLKLDGTVLQEHTLSVAISNPPRRNAADKPDFSRPMGAMMPRAMVYGSRGKGRTQLSLIPRSLHRQTGSESKAENGTAPKPTGGASEDAGFDAHAKPMSNSDFAKMLLKK, translated from the exons GGAGGGTATGGGAATCGAAAATTCCGACGACGAAGAAGACGATTCATCCGAAGATGATAAAGATAATGAAGCCGAAATTCAGCGTTTGGAGGAGCAG CTGTCCATCAATGCTTTTGACTACAACTGTCATGTGGATCTCATAAAACTCCTGAGGCAGGAGGGGGAACTGCCTCCACTGCGTAAGGCAAGGCAGAAGATGAGTGAGCTCTTCCCACTGACCGAAG AGATTTGGCTGGACTGGCTCAAGGATGAGATCCGCCTAACCGAGGAGGAGCCGAACCGGGAGAAAGTCTACGAACTCTTTGAGACAGCTGTGAAAGATTATATCT GCCCTGAAATCTGGCTGGAGTATGCCCAGTACTCTATCGGGGGCATGGGACTGCCTGGTGGGATGGAGAAAGTGAGGTCCATCTTTGAGAGAGCCCTGACAGCCGTGGGGCTGCACATGACCAAGGGGGCGACTGTGTGGGAGGCTTACAGGGAGTTTGAGAACGCCATACTGGCAACTGTTCAG CCTCCCCCTGGCAGCGTCCCCACCCGTGAACAGCAGGAGCTTCTGAACACTCAGCTCGAGCGCATCCACACTCTGTTCCGCCGCCAGCTGGCCATCCCCTTAATGG ACATGGAAGGAACATATGCAGAGTATGAGGAGTGGTCTGACCAGGGGGTGTCTGAAACAGTCTCCCAGAAGTACAAGAGAGCCCTGCAACAGATGGAGAAGAGCAAGCCTTATGAGGAGACTTTG ATGGCAGCCGAGCCGCCCAAGCTGGCAGAGTATCAGACCTACATTGACTATGAGCAAAGGGAGGGTGACCCGGCACGGATCCAGATCATCTTTGAGCGGGCACTGGCAGAGAACTGCCTGGTACCAGACATGTGGGCCAAGTACACCAAGTACCTG GATCGTCAACTAAAAATCAAAGACCTGGTCCTGTCCTCTCACGACCGTGCAGTCAGGAACTGCCCCTGGACCATGGGCCTGTGGAAGAACTACCTGCTTGCCCTGGAGAGGCATGGGGCCAACCACCACACTATATCAG ACATTTTTGAAAAGGCCCTGAATGCCGGTTTCATACAAGCCGCAGATTACGTGAATATCTGGGAAGCATACCTCGATTACCTGAGGAGGCGCGTCAATTTCAGCAAAG AGTCGAGCAGAGAGCTGGAGGAGCTGCGGGCAGCCTTCACCCGTTCTCTAGACTATATGAAACAGGACGTGGAAGAGA GATTTAGTGAAAGTGGAGACCCTTCCTGTACCATCATGCAGGTCTGGGCAAAGATAGAG GCCCTGCATTGTAAGAACATTCAGAAAGCTAGAGAACTGTGGGACAGCATCATGACAAAAGGGAATGCCAAATTCGCTAACATGTGGCTGGAGTACTATAACCTGGAGAG GTCGTATGGAGACGCTCTCCACTGCAGGAAAGCCCTCCACAGGGCCGTCCAGTGTACTACCGACTACCCAGAGCATGTGTGTGAGGTCCTGCTCACCTTTGAGAGGGTCGAGG GGTCTCTGGAGGACTGGGATGCAGCGGTGCAGAAGACTGAGACAAGGCTGAACAGAGTCAACGAGCAGAGGGCCAAG GTGGCAGAGAAAGAGGCCCATCTGGTCcgacaggaggaggagaagactGAACAGCGACGGAGGGCCAAGGCAGACAAGAAGAACCAGAAGAAGGGCCAGAAAGGCAGCAGGCCTGGGGagaagaggaaggcagaggacGAGGACAACGACGATGAGTGGGGGGAGGAATCAG AGCAACCTCCAAAGAGGCACCGAGGGGAGGGCAACCAGGGCAGCTTCAGGGGAGGAGGCGCTGAGGAGTTCATGGAGACAGAGAGTGGACTGTTTGGGAGGAGAGCCCCCCCTTGCCGCAGACAGGAACCCCCGGGTGCTAAAAGGGGCCAGCAGATGGCACCAGCCACCGTACGGAAGACCCAGGAAGACAATCCAGAGCAACGCAAGGATGACTGCAGTGTGTTTATCAGTAACCTGGCCTTCAGCATGGAGGATCCAGAGAAGAGACTGAAGGAGTTGTTTGAGCCCTGCGGTCCTGTCCAGTCGGTGCGCCCCGTCTATGCTGCCAAGGGCTTCAGAGGGTACTGCTACGTACAGTTTGAGGGCAAAGTGTCCGTGCCCGAGGCCCTGAAGATGGACCGGCGAGAGGTGGACGGCAGGCCAATGTTCGTATCGCCCTGTGTGGATAAAAACAAGAACCCTGATTTTAAG GTGTTTAAGTACAACACAAACCTGGAGAAACACAAGATATTTATCTCGGGCCTGCCTTTTTCCTGCACCAAGGAGCAGCTGGAGGAGCTGTGCAAGGATCAAGGCACCATCAAAGACATCCGTCTGGTCACCAACCGCTCAGGCAAACCCAAG GGTCTGGCATACGTGGAGTTTGAAGATGAGACTCAGGCCTCCCAGGCCGTGCTGAAGTTGGATGGCACCGTACTACAGGAACACACACTCTCTGTTGCCATTAGCAACCCACCTCGCAGAAATGCAGCCGACAAGCCTGACTTCAGCAGGCCCATGGGAGCCATGATGCCCCGGGCTATGGTCTATGGATC AAGGGGAAAAGGGCGAACCCAACTCTCACTAATCCCTCGTTCCCTACATCGGCAGACTGGATCAGAAAGTAAAGCAGAAAATGGGACTGCACCTAAACCCACAGGGGGTGCATCCGAAGACGCTGGGTTTGACGCACACGCCAAGCCCATGTCCAATTCAGACTTTGCCAAAATGCTTCTCAAAAAGTGA